A window of the Pseudomonadota bacterium genome harbors these coding sequences:
- a CDS encoding PilN domain-containing protein, giving the protein MIKINLLPGKAKKDLLKIDIYLFFSVMIINFMIFGGIYYINAKDISNYKAQIENAKKEIANLQSVYKEYLAMEQEKKEIQRRIKAIDGIKEGRALSPRILYDLTSVIKDNVWLKSFRKTDDKFELDGRSLENESISALVESLSKIPYIKNIELKNVQDIIEEGITVKQFSISGDLVL; this is encoded by the coding sequence ATGATTAAAATAAACCTTTTACCCGGTAAAGCAAAAAAAGATTTACTAAAGATTGACATATACCTGTTTTTTTCTGTAATGATAATAAATTTTATGATTTTTGGCGGAATTTATTACATTAACGCAAAGGATATATCAAACTATAAAGCACAAATCGAGAATGCTAAAAAAGAGATCGCAAACCTTCAAAGCGTTTATAAAGAATATCTTGCAATGGAGCAGGAGAAGAAAGAGATACAGAGAAGAATTAAAGCAATTGACGGCATAAAAGAGGGTAGGGCGCTCTCTCCAAGGATTTTGTACGATCTTACCTCAGTTATTAAGGACAACGTATGGCTGAAAAGTTTTAGAAAAACAGATGATAAATTTGAACTGGATGGACGTTCATTAGAAAACGAATCTATTTCAGCTCTTGTTGAGAGTTTATCAAAAATTCCATATATAAAAAATATAGAATTAAAAAATGTACAGGATATCATTGAGGAAGGAATTACAGTAAAACAATTTAGCATTTCCGGTGATCTGGTTTTATGA
- a CDS encoding O-antigen ligase family protein — translation MSSIIIFGLLFSLSRMGMFIGALSIIAGFVLLIMKKRFKKAVFLILIVLLALTILISVVYIGGKGKSDAFQDRAIDRLNKTTTHITTLTYRTVTWKIGINAFLDKPLLGYGAGTFEHAYRKYYNATLYTKYAHNVFIKIMVELGLLGLISFLIYLFGFIIGVIRMIRDTGNNDTKYFFIAISAISGFLFAVSNVTFEMPAYAITFFILSSVFFAGERGTENVDRVRQRHGALAVMIFLLVAITLMGSFFFTERANISVKMNEEGAIFTENGLLQEAFVSYGESINTMPINNYGYIGMMNVLLRYYKVEQNAYEKIKIKNIIVQFLPQIEHNPDKYSELFFVAGSINSLLGNIEKAEDYFKKALQYHPSSGFYMYETANFYLINGNLEKAKMLIQRMKTYADRHTGSEMHGLYVYKMRDLESNIEYLDGNIQNAFKLAKRNLEDAEKDKNVAGNILAREYIEKDSFVKYLKDRVDFYESKLQKQ, via the coding sequence ATGTCTTCTATTATTATATTTGGCCTTCTATTTTCTCTTTCGAGAATGGGCATGTTTATAGGTGCTCTTTCGATAATAGCTGGCTTTGTATTGCTAATCATGAAAAAGAGGTTTAAAAAGGCGGTATTCCTCATATTGATCGTTTTACTTGCCTTAACTATACTCATATCTGTCGTCTATATTGGCGGAAAAGGAAAAAGTGATGCTTTTCAGGACAGAGCAATTGATAGATTAAATAAAACGACCACACATATTACAACCCTTACTTATCGAACAGTGACATGGAAAATAGGCATCAATGCATTTTTGGATAAACCCCTATTAGGTTATGGCGCCGGGACATTTGAACATGCATATAGAAAATATTATAACGCTACTCTATATACAAAATATGCTCACAATGTTTTTATAAAAATCATGGTTGAGCTTGGCTTGCTCGGGCTTATATCTTTTTTAATTTACCTTTTTGGTTTTATAATTGGTGTAATAAGGATGATTCGGGATACGGGAAATAACGATACAAAATATTTTTTTATTGCAATATCGGCCATATCCGGATTCCTTTTCGCTGTTTCCAATGTTACTTTCGAAATGCCTGCTTATGCTATTACATTTTTTATCCTATCATCTGTTTTTTTCGCAGGGGAACGGGGGACAGAAAACGTAGATAGAGTGAGGCAAAGGCATGGAGCATTGGCTGTAATGATATTTTTACTTGTAGCCATTACGCTGATGGGCTCCTTTTTCTTCACTGAAAGGGCAAATATTTCTGTAAAAATGAATGAAGAGGGGGCAATATTTACGGAAAACGGGTTATTACAAGAGGCCTTTGTCTCCTATGGGGAATCTATAAACACTATGCCGATAAATAATTATGGATATATCGGGATGATGAATGTTCTGCTAAGATATTATAAGGTTGAACAGAATGCATATGAAAAAATAAAGATTAAGAACATAATCGTTCAATTCTTACCACAGATAGAACATAACCCGGATAAATACTCAGAATTATTCTTTGTTGCAGGCAGCATTAATTCGCTACTGGGAAATATTGAAAAAGCAGAAGATTATTTTAAAAAAGCATTACAATATCACCCCTCTTCAGGGTTTTATATGTATGAAACAGCTAACTTTTATTTAATAAACGGTAACCTGGAGAAGGCTAAAATGTTAATTCAACGCATGAAAACTTATGCTGATAGACACACAGGCTCTGAAATGCATGGACTTTATGTATATAAGATGAGAGACCTGGAATCAAATATTGAGTATCTGGACGGGAATATTCAAAACGCCTTTAAACTGGCAAAAAGAAACCTGGAAGATGCAGAGAAGGATAAAAATGTAGCTGGAAATATACTTGCAAGAGAGTACATTGAAAAAGATTCTTTTGTCAAATACTTAAAAGATAGGGTTGATTTTTATGAATCAAAGCTTCAAAAGCAATAA
- the pilQ gene encoding type IV pilus secretin PilQ, which translates to MKKPQKMSFDFVDADVRNVLRGLADVMERSIIIGDDLKELKDKTVTMKLDNVSMEEALDIIIKSKDLSKFEEGNIIRVITLKKFLDEKNRESADKAALQREKLEKLKQGEEFVTETIFVNYTTANKVARVIKGEATTSTTGAATAGAKGLLSEYGTVTEVEWTNAIIVKDTKEKVAVIKEIVSKHDFPPVQIQIHARIVIADTNFQRDLGIKWNVAMQGTSNLLNRDMSVKPGINSMPAAQAGALQLLVGDAAASFFLDATIAAAETDGIVKTIANPKVITSDNITAKISKGNEIPYQTVAMAGASPTIEYKKAELSLEVTPHATKDGRIKMKIKATKNDPYNWNPTTIAMSTKEASTDVIIKDGETVVIGGIYETTNDDTETGIPLLMKIPILGWLFKNQHKKDTKNELLIFVTPTILKTIYKDEG; encoded by the coding sequence GTGAAAAAGCCCCAAAAGATGTCCTTTGATTTTGTAGACGCAGATGTTCGAAACGTCCTTCGAGGGCTGGCCGATGTAATGGAGAGAAGCATAATAATAGGAGATGATTTAAAAGAACTGAAAGATAAGACAGTAACTATGAAGCTCGATAACGTCTCTATGGAAGAAGCACTGGATATTATAATCAAAAGTAAGGACCTGTCAAAATTTGAAGAAGGGAATATCATCAGAGTGATTACATTAAAAAAGTTTCTTGATGAAAAGAATCGTGAAAGTGCTGATAAGGCAGCTTTACAAAGGGAAAAACTTGAAAAACTCAAGCAAGGGGAGGAGTTTGTTACAGAGACAATCTTCGTGAATTACACAACCGCAAATAAAGTTGCAAGAGTAATAAAAGGCGAGGCCACTACATCAACAACTGGTGCAGCAACTGCCGGAGCGAAAGGTCTTTTATCTGAATACGGCACAGTCACAGAGGTGGAATGGACAAATGCGATAATTGTTAAAGACACAAAAGAAAAGGTTGCAGTGATTAAGGAGATTGTTAGTAAACATGATTTCCCTCCTGTACAGATTCAGATCCACGCAAGAATTGTAATAGCAGACACTAATTTTCAACGAGATCTGGGTATTAAATGGAACGTTGCCATGCAAGGGACAAGTAATTTATTAAACAGGGACATGTCTGTCAAGCCAGGCATTAACTCCATGCCTGCTGCTCAAGCCGGAGCGCTGCAACTTCTTGTAGGCGATGCCGCAGCAAGTTTTTTTCTTGATGCAACCATTGCTGCAGCAGAAACAGACGGTATTGTGAAAACAATAGCTAATCCTAAAGTTATAACATCTGATAATATCACTGCAAAAATATCAAAAGGTAATGAAATACCATATCAGACTGTTGCAATGGCAGGCGCTTCACCAACTATTGAATATAAAAAAGCAGAATTAAGCCTTGAGGTCACTCCACATGCAACAAAAGACGGCAGAATAAAAATGAAAATCAAGGCAACTAAAAATGATCCATATAACTGGAATCCAACCACCATAGCAATGTCAACAAAAGAGGCATCCACAGACGTTATAATCAAGGACGGGGAAACAGTTGTTATAGGGGGTATTTATGAGACAACCAACGATGATACTGAAACAGGTATACCGCTGCTTATGAAAATACCTATTCTTGGCTGGCTCTTTAAAAATCAGCACAAAAAGGACACAAAAAACGAACTTCTCATATTCGTAACACCCACGATTCTAAAAACTATTTATAAAGATGAGGGATAA
- a CDS encoding pilin, producing MIKVNRNSKGFTLIELLIVIAIIGILAAIAIPAYSGYTKKSKLAGVVSAMGAVKNAIMAYYTETGSTTFIAQTNAAGIGSAYGVQPPTQYATFATSTAGAITATSTIGGLTGTLVLTPDWTTGLWTWSGTVANSYIPKGS from the coding sequence ATGATTAAAGTTAACAGAAATAGTAAAGGTTTTACGTTGATTGAGCTTTTGATTGTTATCGCGATCATCGGTATCCTCGCTGCAATTGCAATTCCAGCATATTCAGGATACACCAAAAAATCAAAATTAGCCGGTGTTGTTAGTGCTATGGGCGCTGTTAAAAATGCCATTATGGCATACTATACTGAAACTGGTAGTACCACTTTCATAGCCCAGACCAACGCCGCAGGTATTGGATCAGCTTATGGTGTACAACCTCCTACACAGTATGCAACATTTGCCACATCTACCGCCGGTGCAATAACTGCTACCTCAACTATCGGTGGTTTGACAGGGACCTTAGTGCTGACACCAGACTGGACAACAGGTTTATGGACATGGTCCGGGACAGTAGCTAACTCATACATACCGAAAGGAAGTTAA
- the pilO gene encoding type 4a pilus biogenesis protein PilO — protein MKKLEMDFKGISKKIAKIKRIYKLLFSIGLNVLLFALLYYLVLSPQLETKRQFAQEYSNIKRELDNMVAIKNNMPKFRKEYAQLQELLQQMLKQLPETKDIPNLLRNISTVGTETRLKITYFEPRPVQNKEYYSELPFSIRYIGPFHHIGYFFDGIRKLERIINVTSFSISPDSKKEPGKLNLTGECTAKTYVYLKQQPKDEKKVEKKDEKKDGKGETPKK, from the coding sequence ATGAAAAAATTAGAGATGGATTTTAAAGGAATAAGCAAAAAGATTGCAAAGATAAAAAGAATATATAAACTGCTTTTTAGTATTGGGCTTAATGTATTACTTTTTGCTTTGCTTTATTACCTTGTATTAAGTCCACAGCTTGAAACCAAAAGACAATTTGCCCAAGAATATAGCAATATTAAAAGAGAGCTTGATAACATGGTAGCCATCAAAAACAACATGCCCAAATTCCGTAAGGAATATGCGCAATTACAGGAACTTCTGCAGCAAATGCTTAAGCAGTTGCCTGAGACAAAAGACATCCCTAATTTACTGAGAAATATATCAACTGTTGGCACGGAAACCCGATTAAAAATAACTTATTTTGAACCAAGGCCTGTACAAAATAAAGAATACTATTCAGAATTACCATTTAGTATCCGATATATTGGTCCTTTTCACCATATAGGATATTTTTTCGATGGTATCAGAAAATTAGAAAGAATCATAAATGTAACAAGTTTTTCTATTTCCCCGGATAGTAAAAAAGAACCAGGAAAATTAAACCTTACAGGTGAATGTACAGCAAAAACATATGTATATTTAAAGCAGCAGCCTAAAGATGAAAAGAAAGTAGAAAAGAAGGACGAGAAAAAGGATGGCAAAGGTGAAACACCGAAGAAGTAA
- the pilM gene encoding type IV pilus assembly protein PilM has protein sequence MRQIIPMLISIIVAAGVYFFFSYVMYRIGRKFVTGSFLEYCIPLYNMVLMCRCGNISPWNVLGLMVPIVNIYFAIHIWGSIAQRLGKSYWLYGIGSLFFYITVFIMAFDNSSPSGYILPDTISENKDLNEQEQDGHDSSIYTDTITKNKDYEENKINKKAEKRKEKNAKSTKAGFLPGLDILSKIGLRTINELIGLDIGSVSIKICTLKKTNDGFQIQNIAKKSYEEDILSDGNIIDQVFVAQELKKLIAENNIKCKDVACALSSYTIITKKVMVPFLEEEELENSIRLEVEAVIPFPLKDIYYSYHVLGVDEEKEDMMNIQIVAAKKEIVDGYTTAFNLAGLNLQILDVDIFAVTNIIEQIYNPKDFSVVAVDIGASITNIAIIKNNSVEFTREILLGGKYLTNQIEKSTKLSHIEAEEKKIIADSEVAYLFEDYIFNISSEITKTINFYTATKPNDTIGKIYLTGGSSLLKGLREKIEEDSRIEIEYIDPLLLLNLDQAKHRAYEEYSTFMSIALYLSSRVTDLGQ, from the coding sequence ATGAGACAAATAATACCAATGTTGATTTCAATTATTGTTGCTGCTGGGGTATATTTCTTCTTCTCCTATGTCATGTACCGGATCGGCAGGAAGTTTGTAACAGGCTCTTTTCTGGAATATTGTATACCGTTATATAATATGGTTCTGATGTGCAGGTGCGGTAATATTTCACCATGGAATGTACTGGGACTTATGGTACCCATTGTAAATATTTATTTTGCTATTCATATATGGGGAAGTATCGCGCAGCGACTTGGAAAGAGTTATTGGTTGTACGGCATAGGATCATTGTTTTTTTATATAACTGTATTTATTATGGCTTTCGATAATTCCAGCCCATCCGGATATATACTTCCCGATACAATAAGCGAAAACAAAGATTTGAATGAGCAGGAACAGGATGGGCATGATAGCAGTATATATACGGATACAATAACTAAAAATAAAGATTATGAAGAAAATAAGATAAATAAAAAAGCTGAAAAAAGAAAAGAAAAGAATGCTAAATCAACTAAGGCAGGTTTTTTACCAGGCTTAGACATTCTTAGTAAAATAGGACTAAGAACAATAAATGAATTAATAGGTTTAGATATTGGAAGCGTTTCGATAAAAATATGTACTTTAAAGAAAACCAATGACGGTTTCCAAATACAGAACATAGCCAAAAAGTCATACGAAGAGGATATCCTGAGTGACGGAAACATAATAGACCAGGTGTTTGTTGCGCAGGAGCTGAAAAAATTAATAGCGGAGAATAATATCAAATGCAAGGATGTGGCCTGTGCATTGTCAAGCTATACAATAATCACGAAAAAGGTTATGGTTCCTTTTCTTGAGGAAGAAGAGCTTGAAAATAGTATAAGACTCGAAGTGGAGGCGGTTATTCCTTTTCCTTTAAAGGACATATACTATAGTTACCATGTGCTTGGAGTGGATGAAGAAAAAGAAGATATGATGAACATTCAGATTGTTGCAGCAAAAAAAGAAATTGTTGATGGATATACAACTGCATTCAATTTAGCAGGCTTAAATTTGCAAATTCTGGATGTGGATATTTTTGCTGTTACAAATATTATTGAGCAGATATACAACCCGAAAGATTTTTCAGTAGTTGCTGTAGATATAGGTGCATCTATAACAAATATTGCAATAATCAAAAACAACAGTGTTGAATTTACAAGGGAAATATTACTGGGGGGGAAATACTTAACCAACCAAATAGAAAAATCTACCAAACTTAGCCATATTGAGGCTGAAGAAAAGAAAATAATAGCTGATAGCGAGGTTGCATATTTATTTGAAGATTATATATTCAACATCTCGTCTGAAATTACAAAAACAATCAATTTTTACACTGCCACAAAACCTAATGACACCATTGGGAAAATATACCTGACAGGCGGCTCATCTTTACTGAAAGGGCTAAGGGAAAAAATAGAGGAAGATTCCCGGATAGAAATAGAATATATAGACCCATTATTACTTTTAAATCTGGATCAAGCTAAACATCGTGCTTATGAAGAATACAGTACTTTCATGAGTATAGCGCTTTATTTATCTTCAAGGGTTACGGATTTAGGACAATGA
- a CDS encoding prepilin peptidase, with translation MNYILFIFGAIVGSFLNVCIYRLPRIKSIVVPSSFCPTCEKPIKLYDNIPIISYLLLRGKCRQCSAHISIRYPIVEFITAFLFFMLFKKCGLSFELFVSMLFISLLIAISFIDLDFKIIPDVLSIGGLIAGFILAFFRKPFFFYLDALYGIFLGGGILFVIAYGYQLLRKREGMGGGDIKLLAMIGAFCGIKGVIFSLMAGSLLGTLVGIPMMLIKGEDAKYAIPFGPFLSLGALIFMFLGDKIIYEFLNIVAER, from the coding sequence ATGAATTATATATTGTTTATTTTTGGGGCAATAGTCGGAAGTTTTCTTAATGTTTGTATTTATAGATTGCCGAGAATCAAGTCAATCGTAGTTCCTTCATCATTCTGCCCTACCTGTGAAAAACCTATAAAGCTCTACGACAATATCCCTATAATAAGTTATCTGTTGTTAAGGGGCAAATGCAGGCAATGCAGCGCTCATATATCGATAAGATATCCCATAGTGGAGTTTATAACCGCCTTTCTTTTCTTTATGCTTTTTAAAAAATGCGGCCTTTCCTTTGAGTTGTTTGTTAGTATGCTCTTTATTTCACTGCTTATTGCCATATCCTTTATAGATCTTGATTTTAAAATCATCCCCGATGTTTTAAGCATAGGGGGTCTGATTGCCGGTTTTATTCTGGCTTTTTTCAGAAAACCCTTTTTCTTTTATCTTGATGCACTTTATGGAATATTTCTTGGCGGTGGAATCCTCTTCGTCATTGCCTACGGCTATCAGCTATTAAGAAAAAGAGAGGGCATGGGTGGCGGTGATATAAAGCTCCTTGCAATGATAGGAGCTTTTTGCGGGATAAAAGGGGTAATATTCAGCCTTATGGCTGGTTCATTGTTGGGGACTTTGGTTGGCATACCTATGATGCTTATAAAAGGTGAGGATGCTAAATATGCAATCCCTTTTGGACCTTTTCTATCTCTTGGTGCATTAATATTTATGTTCCTCGGGGATAAAATCATATATGAGTTTCTTAACATTGTTGCGGAACGCTGA
- a CDS encoding pilus assembly protein PilP codes for MKHRRSKRIYELEVVSWKGAIDLPHHSVGLDQDFGLSVLSCPDSIRINAREFKAYIVSILVIFLLIIAVQDIALAQPKVGAVKAEAKKAEPAPPKFNVGEFTYTSANRRDPFETSFLKDIKQQAGKASVLKKGYELEELKLVGIMKAGSRNLAMMEDMQSKGILFKKNDYLNKNLWITDIFADKVEFGYKIKGETKTFSIEIPRKKEGM; via the coding sequence GTGAAACACCGAAGAAGTAAAAGAATTTATGAATTGGAAGTAGTGAGTTGGAAGGGAGCCATAGACCTTCCTCACCATTCGGTAGGTCTTGACCAGGACTTTGGTTTGTCTGTTTTGAGTTGTCCCGATTCTATCAGAATTAATGCTCGCGAGTTTAAAGCTTATATTGTAAGTATTTTAGTAATATTTCTATTGATTATTGCAGTGCAGGATATAGCTTTAGCCCAGCCAAAGGTTGGGGCAGTAAAGGCGGAAGCCAAGAAAGCTGAGCCTGCACCGCCAAAATTTAACGTAGGTGAGTTTACCTATACATCTGCCAACAGGAGAGATCCTTTTGAAACATCATTCCTGAAAGATATTAAACAACAAGCAGGAAAGGCTTCCGTTTTAAAAAAGGGTTATGAGCTTGAAGAGCTAAAACTTGTTGGAATTATGAAGGCCGGTAGTAGGAACCTTGCTATGATGGAAGATATGCAGAGTAAGGGTATACTTTTTAAGAAGAATGATTATTTGAACAAAAACCTTTGGATTACTGATATTTTTGCAGATAAAGTTGAATTCGGCTATAAAATAAAAGGGGAGACCAAAACATTTTCAATAGAAATCCCAAGAAAAAAGGAAGGGATGTGA